In Chaetodon trifascialis isolate fChaTrf1 chromosome 6, fChaTrf1.hap1, whole genome shotgun sequence, one DNA window encodes the following:
- the lgi3 gene encoding leucine-rich repeat LGI family member 3, whose product MPGLGQRWMRLICLSVLCLCLCLPRESNARRAPKIPRCPATCSCTKDSAFCVDTKAIPKSFPPGIISLTMVNAAFTTIPEGAFSHLHLLQFLLLNSNTFTMIADDAFAGLSHLQYLFIENNDIQALSKYTFRGLKSLTHLSLSNNNLQQLPRDLFKHLDILTDLDLRGNSFRCDCKIKWLVDWMEKTNTSVPAIYCASPFEFQGRRIHDLAPRDFNCISADFAVYETFPFHSVSVESYEFNGDQFVAFAQPDSGFCTLYIWDHVEMVFRRFHNITSRSAVYCKPVVISNSLYMVVAQLFGGSHIYKWEEDPQRFVKIQDIDTTRVRKPNFVDTFQLDGEWYFVVADSSKAGSTSIYRWNSNGFYSHQSLHPWHRDTHVEFLDVGGKPHLILSSASQPPVVYQWNRSQRQFAFFSQITELADVQMVKHFWVRKVLYLCLTRFIGDSKILRWEGQRFVEIQTLPSRGSMAVYPFTVGLRQYLILGSDFSFSRVYLWDDLTQRFQPFQELNMRAPRAFSLVSVDNKDILLAASFKGNTLAYQHLVVDLSAK is encoded by the exons ATGCCGGGGCTCGGACAGAGATGGATGAGGCTGATCTGCTTGTCGgttctgtgtctgtgcctctgccTGCCGAGGGAATCCAACGCCAGGAGAGCCCCCAAGATCCCCCGCTGCCCTGCGACCTGCTCCTGCACCAAAGACAGTGCCTTCTGTGTGGACACCAAGGCTATCCCCAAGAGCTTCCCCCCCGGGATCATCTCCCT GACGATGGTGAACGCGGCCTTCACGACCATCCCGGAGGGGGCGTTCTCACACCTTCACCTGCTGCAGTTCCT CCTCTTGAACTCCAACACATTCACCATGATTGCTGATGATGCCTTTGCTggtctgtctcacctgcagtACCT GTTCATCGAGAACAACGACATCCAGGCTCTGTCCAAGTATACCTTCAGAGGACTCAAATCCCTGACTCATCT ATCCCTCTCAAACAacaacctgcagcagctgcccaGAGACCTCTTCAAACATCTTGACATCCTCACAGATCT AGACCTGCGGGGGAACTCTTTCCGCTGTGACTGTAAAATCAAGTGGCTGGTGGACTGGATGGAGAAGACCAACACGTCTGTTCCCGCCATCTACTGCGCCAGTCCCTTTGAATTCCAGGGACGCAGGATCCATGATCTCGCGCCTCGAGACTTCAACTGCATCAGCGCAG ATTTTGCTGTTTATGAGACCTTCCCTTTCCACTCTGTGTCAGTGGAGTCCTACGAGTTCAACGGGGATCAGTTTGTGGCCTTTGCTCAGCCCGATTCGGGGTTCTGCACCTTGTACATTTGGGATCACGTGGAGATGGTCTTCAGGAGGTTTCATAACATCACCT CTCGCTCTGCTGTGTACTGCAAACCGGTGGTCATTAGCAACAGTCTTTACATGGTTGTGGCTCAACTATTCGGTGGATCTCATATCTACAA GTGGGAAGAGGACCCACAGCGCTTTGTAAAGATCCAAGACATCGACACCACTCGTGTGAGGAAGCCCAACTTCGTGGACACCTTCCAGCTGGATGGAGAGTGGTACTTCGTGGTAGCCGACAGCTCCAAGGCAGGCTCCACCAGCATTTACCGCTGGAACAGCAACGGTTTCTACTCCCACCAGTCCCTCCATCCCTGGCATCGGGACACCCACGTGGAGTTCCTGGATGTTGGGGGAAAGCCTCACCTTATCCTGTCCAGCGCCTCTCAGCCGCCGGTGGTTTACCAGTGGAACCGAAGCCAGAGGCAGTTCGCTTTCTTCTCCCAGATCACGGAGCTGGCAGACGTGCAGATGGTGAAGCACTTTTGGGTGAGGAAAGTTCTTTACCTTTGCCTCACGCGCTTCATTGGCGACTCCAAGATCCTCCGCTGGGAAGGGCAGCGTTTTGTGGAGATCCAGACTCTTCCCTCTCGGGGCTCCATGGCGGTGTATCCTTTCACTGTGGGCCTCCGCCAATACCTCATCCTTGGAAGTGATTTCTCCTTCTCCAGAGTGTACCTGTGGGATGACCTCACTCAGCGCTTTCAGCCCTTCCAGGAGCTCAACATGAGAGCCCCACGGGCGTTCAGCTTGGTATCTGTCGACAACAAGGACATTCTGCTGGCTGCCAGCTTCAAAGGCAACACCCTGGCCTACCAGCACCTGGTGGTGGATCTCAGTGCCAAGTAG
- the ccdc92 gene encoding coiled-coil domain-containing protein 92: MASANVTLENQLHSAQKNLLFLQQDHANTLKGLHAEIRRLQQQCTDLTYELTVRSSDPSDSSEVRCRELQRRCEELEAQLKKKEEENTELLRDLEQKNAMISVLENTIKEREKKYLEELKMKSHKLAVLSGELEQRASTIAYLTSQLHATKKKLLAGSSSEASPNVSPVTSYKPTPPPAKDRQPETPRRRMKKSLSQPLHPELTEVYRLGPDGRRLVLRETVDAMPDPTPFLQAGRESPEPQVVRERPAVIPPIASERSPVTPLGAMASPRHSPARDRQYRAHVGVAHRIPHGTPPLAPPQAELETLAVDQVSEEKVVRKRSGADRTV; this comes from the exons ATGGCATCAGCGAACGTCAcgctggaaaaccagctgcacaGCGCACAGAAAaacctgctcttcctccagcagGACCACGCCAACACGCTGAAGGGGCTGCACGCAGAGATCCGCAGGTTACAACAGCAATGCACAG ACCTGACGTACGAGCTGACCGTGAGGAGCTCTGATCCCTCAG acagCAGCGAGGTCCGCTGCAGGGAGCTGCAAAGGAGGtgtgaggagctggaggcccagctgaagaagaaggaggaggagaacacgGAGCTGCTCAGGGACCTCGAGCAGAAGAACGCCATGATTTCTGTCCTGGAAAACACCATCAAGGAGCGGGAGAAGAAGtacctggaggagctgaagatgaagagccACAAGCTGGCCGTTCTGTCCGGGGAGCTGGAGCAGAGAGCGAGCACCATCGCGTATCTCACCTCACAGCTCCACGCCACCAAGAAGAAGCTGCTAGCTGGCAGCTCGTCTGAGGCCAGCCCCAACGTCAGCCCGGTCACCTCGTACAAGCCCACACCTCCTCCGGCCAAGGACAGGCAGCCCGAAACCCCGCGGCGCCGCATGAAGAAGAGCCTCTCGCAGCCTCTTCACCCAGAGCTGACAGAGGTGTACCGGCTCGGCCCGGACGGCAGACGGCTGGTTCTGCGGGAGACGGTGGACGCCATGCCCGACCCCACACCCTTCCTGCAGGCTGGGAGAGAGTCCCCTGAACCGCAGGTGGTGCGAGAGCGGCCCGCCGTCATCCCGCCTATCGCCTCCGAGCGCTCCCCCGTCACTCCCCTGGGCGCCATGGCCAGCCCGCGCCACAGCCCCGCCCGGGACCGTCAGTACAGGGCTCACGTGGGCGTGGCGCACCGCATCCCGCACGGCACCCCTCCCCTGGCGCCTCCACAAGCGGAGCTGGAGACGCTGGCGGTGGACCAGGTCAGTGAGGAGAAGGTAGTGCGGAAGCGCTCGGGAGCCGACAGGACAGTTTAG
- the chmp7 gene encoding charged multivesicular body protein 7 produces the protein MSDSAEMTPEWDDDERMNFMFSEFKENRDVNTTDWDSKMDFWTALILKSCRDRGAVCVSLQELNQTFRRKEKTPLGLATVLQSMARCGKIQRESEFAANVDCGWLSWGVGLLLVKPLKWTFSTLLGSSRVPLEESFVVIELVKEKAAELLRVYRGSEFASSSVLSFSELCSLSSDVCADESTLCMALLQLQRDKQVTVSLHEGEKIVKFCQPGQDRVSPVSDVDVGIYQLQRSEKLLGERVEKLGLEADKCKEEARLLLREGKKSQALRCLRGRKRVERRADNLFAKLESIRGILDRIAQSQTDKMVMQAYQAGVAALRLSLNDVTVERAENLVDQIQELCDTQDEVNQTLSSGVTGADEDMDELEDELKSLLNESKPDSISGLPEVPASVLRPSREPSDLLSSLPAAPSGRLDITAEQLEEELNQLTLTDSGFEQKEVTSPARRLEPAQ, from the exons ATGTCTGACTCGGCTGAAATGACACCCGAGTGGGACGACGACGAGCGGATGAATTTCATGTTCTCCGAGTTCAAGGAGAACCGAGATGTCAACACGACGGACTGGGACAGCAAGATGGACTTCTGGACGGCTCTGATCctgaagagctgcagggacCGCGGCGCCGTGTGCGTCAGCCTGCAGGAGCTGAACCAGACCttcaggaggaaagagaaaaccCCGCTGGGCCTGGCGACTGTCCTCCAGTCCATGGCCAG ATGTGGGAAGATCCAGAGGGAGTCCGAGTTCGCTGCCAATGTGGACTGTGGCTGGCTGTCCTGGGGTGTGggcctgctgctggtgaagcCTCTGAAGTGGACTTTCTCCACCCTCCTGGGGAGCAGCAGGGTGCCTCTGGAGGAGTCCTTTGTGGTCATTGAACTAGTGAAG GAGAAAGCGGCAGAGCTACTCAGGGTGTACCGCGGCAGCGAATTCGCCAGCAGCTCCGTCCTGTCCTTTTCCGAgctctgcagtctctcctctgACGTCTGTGCTGACGAGAGCACGCTGTGCATggcgctgctgcagctgcagagggacaAGCAAGTGACCGTTTCCTTACACGAAGGCGAGAAG ATTGTTAAGTTCTGCCAGCCCGGGCAGGATCGGGTGTCCCCGGTCAGCGATGTGGATGTGGGCATCTACCAGCTGCAGCGCAGTGAGAAGCTGCTGGGAGAACGGGTGGAGAAACTGGGCCTTGAGGCTGACAA ATGCAAAGAGGAAGCGCGGCTGCTGCTCCGGGAAGGAAAGAAATCACAG gcACTGAGGTGTTTAAGAGGCCGTAAAAGGGTCGAAAGGAGAGCAGACAACTTGTTTGCTAAACTGGAGTCCATCAGAGGGATCCTGGACAGAATCGCCCAGTCGCAGACCGACAAGATG GTCATGCAGGCGTATCAGGCCGGGGTGGCGGCGCTGAGGCTCTCTCTGAACGATGTGACTGTGGAACGAGCTGAAAATCTTGTGGATCAAATCCAGGAG CTGTGTGACACTCAGGATGAGGTGAACCAGACTCTCTCCAGCGGCGTGACGGGCGCAG ATGAAGACATGGATGAGTTGGaggatgagctgaagtctctgctgAACGAGTCGAAGCCTGACTCCATCTCTGGTTTACCTGAAGTCCCAGCGAGCGTTCTGCGACCCTCCAGGGAGCCGAGCGACCTGCTCAGCTCGCTGCCCGCCGCCCCCTCCGGCCGCCTGGACATCACCGccgagcagctggaggaagagctgaATCAGCTGACCCTCACAGATTCAG GCTTTGAACAGAAGGAAGTGACGTCGCCAGCGAGGAGGTTAGAACCGGCACAGTGA